The sequence below is a genomic window from Cedecea neteri.
TGATAAAGCCGCCGTTGCCGCAGCGTTTAGCCGGGCGGCAGGCAGCTACGAGCATTTCGCCGAGCTGCAGCGTATCTGCGGTGATAATCTGCTGGCCGAGCTGGAAAACCGCCTCGCCGCAAGCGTGCTGGATGCAGGCTGCGGCACAGGCTGGTACAGCAGAATTTGGCGGGAAAGAGGAAGCGAAGTGCTGGCGCTGGACATCTCGAAAGCGATGCTTGAGCGGTGTCAGCAAACCCAGTCGGCGCATCGTTTTCTTGAGGGGGATATCGAGTCTATCCCGCTGGCGGATGACCAGGTGGATCTGGCCTGGAGTAATCTTGCCGTTCAGTGGTGCAGCGATCTGCAACAAGGCTTATCCGAGCTTTACCGAGTGACAAAATCGGGGGGCTGCATCGCATTCACTACGCTTGCGGCAGGTTCACTGCCTGAGCTGCACGAGGCCTGGCGCGGGATAGACGAACGTGCGCATGCCAATCAGTTTTTATCCGTGTGCGAGATTGAGCAAGCATGTCGCCCCTGGCGTTATGTATTAACCAGCCGCACCGTAAGCCAGCGTTTTCCTGACGTTATGAGCGCCATGCGTTCGCTGAAGGGCGTTGGGGCAACACACCTGCACGATGGCCGCAAAAACACTCTGCTGACGCGTGGGCAACTGCAGCGGCTGAGCGAAGCGTGGCCCCGGCAAGACGGGCAGTTCTCTCTTAGCTGGCAGATAATTTTTGGAGTAATTGAACGTGATTAAAAAGTGGTTTGTGACCGGTACCGACACCGAAGTCGGTAAGACCGTCGCTAGCTGTGCGCTGCTGCAGGCGGCGAATACTGCAGGGTATCGCTCTGTGGGCTATAAACCCGTGGCCTCTGGCAGTGAAATGACGTCTGAAGGCATTCGCAACA
It includes:
- the bioC gene encoding malonyl-ACP O-methyltransferase BioC — protein: MTQLVDKAAVAAAFSRAAGSYEHFAELQRICGDNLLAELENRLAASVLDAGCGTGWYSRIWRERGSEVLALDISKAMLERCQQTQSAHRFLEGDIESIPLADDQVDLAWSNLAVQWCSDLQQGLSELYRVTKSGGCIAFTTLAAGSLPELHEAWRGIDERAHANQFLSVCEIEQACRPWRYVLTSRTVSQRFPDVMSAMRSLKGVGATHLHDGRKNTLLTRGQLQRLSEAWPRQDGQFSLSWQIIFGVIERD